The Carassius auratus strain Wakin chromosome 21, ASM336829v1, whole genome shotgun sequence sequence tgccctcatccaacctgacagagatTAAGAGGAGAAGAGGCAAGGAGAAGAAAGGAAGATAACTGCCAAATGCTGATGAGCTTGTCGcatcaaacaaaaaaagactTTAAAGACTGTAAAGGTGCTTCAGCTAAATATTTATCAATAATACTTATGCAAGGCactgtgtgtatatgtttatatacacacacacacacacacacacacatatatataagttaatatatttatatttaaatgtatttttacatttttaacttaaatatataataactgcTATTTTAAGCATGTGTTCATTATTTTCTCAGTGTTTCCAGACCCGCCTGTAGGACTAGAACTGGGACTTCTCGAGGCATGGGCTCAGCTTGGCTTAATCTATGACGTTGTTCGTGAGCCTGGGATCCACCACCCATCTGCTGCACGAGAATGTGGAACGACCAGGATGGGAATCTCGGCTGCGTGTTCATGAGACCCAGTACCAGAGAAAAGGGTTCAGCCAGTGCGAACGTCAGTAAGTCTCATTGCAACGGTTGTGCATCAGCACCAGTAGATTTCTAATGAAGCTCCTAATGAGGAACAGACTTGAAGTCAAATGTTTATCTCAAGCTTTATTAAAAGTGCTCTCTAAGAACACTTATGACTCATTACATTTGATTCACCGTGGTAAAGATTATGACCTGGATTTTGCAGCCATAATGAGGACCACGCTTGGAGCTCATTATCCTCAAGGTTGGAGTGTTATTATGTGCCTTATCTTTGTTTGTCTCTATACAGCTGAATAATGGCAAAGATACAGAGGCGTACATCCTATGCTCTGCACAGTAACATTGAATACGAAGTCAGAGTCAGGTCAAAAATGAGAGGCTACAACTTTGGTGTCTTCAGTGAATCAATCTTTATACTCATTCCTAACAAAGGTCTGATTTAAGATCTACCTGTCTAAAGATTTTGTTAGGAAATTAACTGAATTATTTTCAATTATGTTTTGAATGATCTGTTTCAATTTCAGAATCAAGAATTCCTATTACAGCTGTGTTGGTCTTTGCTGCATCAgtattatgattattttgatgCTGGTTGTAGTTTCACGTCAACAAAAGTAAGTACCTGCTTTATTATTTAACAGTGTAAAGGAAATCTGTCGGCATTGTGTATAAACACCAGGATTCCTGACCTCTCATGGTTCCTCTGTTCTTTAATTGTTCTACCTCTTTGtagcatataaacacacacacacacacacacacatatatattatataatatatatatatatacccagaATATATACTGTAGAAATGGGTCATTTAATGAAAACTCAAAtgcaaatattctaatattttgagatgaaaacaaaacaaaacaaaaaacttttgaaatgatTTATTGTACATGTAATGAATcgtagaatatatgaaagtttcactttttgaaatgtaACCAAAAATAACTTCACTGTGGCCTGTTGTAGGTTAATGGTGATTTTCCTGCCGCCAGTCCCTGGACCAAAAATCAAGGAATTGACCCTGTACTTTTACTGGTATTTTACTTTACATCCTTTTTTGTAGAACTCTTGAGGGTATTTTCTACAAATTAAAGCTTTTATATTTGGGTTGTTTCTTTACAGAAAGGTCAGCTGACTGAATTCACCTCAATCTTAGGCACTCACCCCAGCTTGCGGCCAGAACTGTACAGCAATGATTCATGGGTAGAGTTCATTGAGGTGGACTTTGACGAACCGCATGAGAGCCAGGAGGAGCTTCTTATTGCCGATTCTCCGGTTTCTGATTCTCCTCAAATGTCCAGTAGTTTCAGGGATGATGACTCGGGTCGGGCTAGCTGCTGTGATCCTGATCTGTCTGATCACGATCAAACGGATCTACATCATCCTTCAACCAGCAGCCACGATGGCTTCCACCTATTGTCACGTGCACAGACTGGGCCACAGCAACCTGCAGCCTTCTCTCCACAAGACACTACCTGGTCAAACAGTCTTTACTCACAGGTCAGTGACGTCAATCATCATGGTGGAGTTGTACTTTCTCCTGAAGAGAAAGAAACGATGGCTCTGAAGGATAAAAACCACAATAATGAGAAAGAAATCCAACTGATGATCCCTGATGAACAAGGCTACACCTCAGAGTTTGTTGCCAGCACAATCAGTGCCCACCACAATAAACCAAACCCACCGACAGACCAATTACAGAGTCAAGAACAACACGCTGCATTCAGAGACCTTAAAAATCTTAGCACTGAGACTGTTACGTCCACTCAGTCCACAGCATTTCCCATCCTTGCAAAGCCTACCAGTCCAGAGTACACCATGGTAGATGGCGTGgattggaaaaacagtctcctCCTGAAACCAAATACACCAACCGCCCCACAGAAGGCGGCAGTGAAGACTTTGCCCACTCCTGAAGGGTACTTGACTCCTGACCTACTCGACAACATAACACCTTAACTAAAAGTAGAGTATGCTATCTGACATGGTTAGCCAACATCGATCAAGATGCTTGATCTATGAGAAGGGAATTTTGAAACAAAGCCAGTTCCCAAGCGATCTTCAGTGGAATAGATATCATGAAACCACAGACTGTAAACAAATCTATTGGCAAGCTAATAAATGGCTGTATTAAGCCATGGAGTCTTTTCTGTATTCTCCTAATTTGGAGGGTTTACAGCTTCAGGGGTTCGTTTGAGCAAATATGGAGCAGAAGTGTATTAGCTGGCTGTTTACTGTCATAAAAAGATAACAACTGATATTTTACGCTTTCATGTGTTATATAACAGCTATATTGCTGAATTACCGCTCTGTATTTTGTGAGTTTGTATTGTTGTCAGTGCACTAACTACCAGCTACGTGTCGGTGTAAACTGTGAAGTGcctactttaatatatatttcaaattcagTGTTAACAAAGTGCACGTTTAAATCAAAGGGGTATATGTGAACTGTTACAGGTGTTTGTCCTGAGTGCCATTTATTTCTGCCATAAAAGAATGGACAGGCTTTTGTGCCTCAGTGTTGAAAATATGgttaattttgttttcatgacaAGCTTTCTTAGCTTCAAAAGAGACACACACATCTTAAAACTGGTTTACTGGACTGACATTGGTCTTTAAGTGGTTTTGGGCCACTTAAACAGGATTCCTGTTAAACACTGGCTATGCCAGGCTGTAAAACCATCTAAAAccagttaaaaacatttaaaagaacataatttttttttgtctgatgtcTACTAATTGATGTTTTAGCCTTGGATCAGTATTGTTTATCATTGCAAGATGAATGTTTTTAAAGCTATAATGTGACTATAATATGTTAAGTACATACGAGGTATTTCTAAATAAATGGCAGCAATTACCTCTGATACTGGTTTTGCACTCTGTCACCTAACGTAATCACTCCCGCTATTATACCTCCAGGGATCACGTGACTGATATTTCGAAGAAATGAATGCAAGGATTTTCCACGTGCTCCTTTCCAGTTGTTGATGTTGAAAACAAGCATACCTTGAATATAGTGTGAGAAAGCTGATTAACCtacattgttattatatttatcttAAAAGCGTAGAAGAAGCATCGGATATTTATCATTTGTTAACTGGTCAACATGAAAAAGCTCACTGCCGTCGACTTGACTAAACTCGTCAAAGATTTCATCCAACTGGAGCATGTAAGGTCTTTAAATGTATACTTAAGAGTATACTTAAGATATTCAAATAAGCCTTGTGAAGAACGTAACTTAGTAGTGTTGTTACAAAAGCTGCGTGAGTCCGCTAATGTTCTGAAATAACGTTAGTCAATTAACGTTTTGTATGATTTAAGAAAATTACAGAGATGAAAGGGGAAAATAATACTCTTGAAATACAGCTGGACGAGACCAGCAGACTTCTAAAATTCTCACAGAACAAGGAGAAACAGTTAATTGAAGGTAAGACAATTATGAGGTAAAACGAACAAGGTAAGTTAAGTTATTTACCACAGAAGTGGGTCAGACTAATCTCGGCTGCCATCTAGCGGTGTAGAAATATTGACGCTTTACAATTtgtgtttaagttttatttttctattcccATACTTGAAAGTATTTTGTACTGAGGAAGTTAAGAACAGTTATTCGTTGATtgttacagtatactgtataataatgccGTTTTTTTTCGACATGGCTTTATTTTCTTCACAGAGAGAGATGGGCTTTTGGAAACTGTCAAAGGTCTGCAGCAAACCTTACATCAACAGTGCGACCTCAGAGGTAGAGCAATTATTAACCCGAACTCTTCGCTTACTAAAATTGAATTCCCTTTCCAAATAACAAATATTCACAAATAATCACAACTTCGTCTAGTTGAAAATGAAAGTCTGAAAAATGCAGCTCTtcagatgaaaaaagaaaacgAAGCTCAATTAAAGGTAAGATTGGAATATAGTCAGATATAGTACTGATGGCATAAGCATACAATATCAGAAGTTTTGAGTGTCTGTGCTCGATTCTGCCCCTGTGTGGCTCTAGGAAAGCAATACTCGGCTTCAGAGGATGGCAGCTGAGATGAAAGCCCTACAAGATCAACACAAGAGGGAGTTAGAAGACTGTGATAAAGAAACACAAAGGAAACGTGAGGAAAAATTGCAATACTTTTACCACCCTTATCAACAGGAATAAAACCGACGAGACAGCCATCAGATGCTGttaaacattttgcattattacacatttaaaaagaaaacatttcaattttttttttcaaagtggaTGCTAAAGATACAGAACTAAGAGTGGCTCATGAAAGATATGAATGTGCTTTGGAGGAGATGAGAAGGCAgatgagagagaaggagaaagaaaacCAAAGCCAAATCATTAAACTTCAAATGGAGGTAGAATTGAAttggttaatctagttgttttgtaaataaattaaaatgtaataactttcaaTGCACTAAATGTTAGGTCAAAACATAATTTGTCTTAAtactgttgttctttttttttttctttgcagtttGGTGCTAAGCTTGCAAGGGCCCAGAGCATGTCCATAAAGAGTCAGCCACAGACACAAGCATCTGCTCCTCATCCtcagaatatatttaaaagagTGAGTCATACAGCAGCATTCGATTCAAAACACCTCGTGACATCAAGGAAAGCAGGGTTTCTGATCACacctttatttctctctctgtatTGAATCATTCTGTTTGTCTCCAGAAGCTCCAGTTCATTCAGGAGGAGAAAAACAAAGAGATTGAGGTTCTGCGTCAGAGGGTGAGAGAGCTGGAACAGCAGAGCCTTCACGGATTGATGGACTCTCGTCTGAAGAGGAGGAAAATCTGAGACCTATTTTGATCTGACCGTTGATACGTGAGGGCCTTCGTCCAACTGTTTGACACATGGATTTATTTGAAAACACATTTCCCTCAGAATATGTTCTAAATATTTTTCAGTCAAGTTCTGTTGTGTTCTTAATTCCAGTGTAAGTGTTTATTGCCTTTACACTATAATAAATGAACATCTGAAGACTGCTATATGAGAGGTCATTCAGAGAGAAAGGATATGGCAGGTGACATGGACTTCTAGGAGATTACGGCTCGTGTGCTTTTGCATTGGACACCTGTAAACACAATCACATTTTCCAGATAAAGCTTGTAATCTCATCAGTAGAGACGGCTGGTAATTCGGTGCCTTCTTcaataacacacacatgcacatgctcaCAATACACTCTCATGACATCAAATACTTAGAAAATGCTGGTTCATTCAGAGAAATTGGAccaatgaaattaattaatgttaaagtACAGTTTAAATCATTCAGCAGCTTAATAGTTACAACAAtgtattcaaaataatttattccatGCAAACATTATTGCATACAACATTATCGGTGCTATTTTAGTAATATGATTTAGTTTATTATAGTCCTTatcaatatttacaatttttcttttccttttaatTTGGGTAATTCtgtgtgcttttgttattttttgttattatgtattttttttcagcttttcagttcagttttaggTTATTtaggttatatttattttaggttaTAATActtgttagataaaaaaaaaatatcagatttatttcaattaacaaaaacatgtttaatagttttagttaatgataacaacCCTGAACATTAGgatgtattttaacaaatataaaagCAGATATTATGAACTGATAAAACAGCATCTGGCACATGGAGAATGTAAAGCCTCATCATTCACATTGAGAGGTTGACGGACGAGTAATAATCATATCAGCCAAACCCCTTTATGTGTCATGGAGGTCCTGCAGTAATCTCATTAGTAAAGCGGTTACATAACGTCTGATCCTACGTTGTAGTCAGAGATCAGCCTCATTAAGATCACTGACGATCATGTCTAAAAGGTTTTCTTCTGACCTCCTGTATGACTGTATCCCACCAGATCAAACATGACAATATCTCCCACGAGTGTTTCAAAAGAATCAGTGGTGCACATGTTTGCTGGTCATTCACCCTCCTTTGCTTTCGGCTCTTGGCTTTTGTTCTTCACAGGCATCGTCTAGGACAGCGGGGGGGATTAAGGTAACTCTAAATAAAGCTGGCAGATTAGGAAACATGATACTAGCATGTTCTCTTTAACTCTGACAGAGTCCTGGACGGAGAGAGCTGAAGACTTCCCTGGAGACAGGAAGACTATCCAGGAGAAACCACATCAAGGCTTTTTATTCATGCAGTTACAGAACAGGACAGATAAATTGAATGCCAGGCATATGTGACCTTAACAAGAacctaacttttttatttataaaagaagcTAAATATTATCGTTCATTCTTTGGAACATAAAACTTAAAAGATATGAACGTGTGGACATATTCGTTGACTTCTaatcttataaaaaagaaaagcagcCATGCATTGGCTTACTACAAGAGCACAGCGGTAagatcatttaatttacatatgatAATGTTATGTATATATTTCGCATCAAAGTTCAGTCAACATGCTTGTTAACTTTTACAATAAACAGACAgttttaatgattaataattgtaaataaaaactgtttatttatgaGATTAGTGTCCATACGGGTTGTTGCTTAATAAGATTTGAAATGGTTAGATGACCCAAATATGTCAAGTTGTTCCAACCTTGAATGAGTTTTCTTCTACTGTTAAACACAAATGCCAGTAGCCATAGCCTTCCATTAAAACTGATGTTGATGACAGAACTATTCCTTATTATGGAGTTGTTTCTCAATCAAGAACAAGAATATAAGATATTTTCACTTTTGTCATGCAATGCATATGCTTTAAATTAATTGATGTACATATGAATATtgcaatattgtaaatattatttatctttgttGTTCAGCCTTAAGCAGTTGAAAAATGCCTGCAAAGGCAAGTCAGGTGTTGCCACAGGTGCATCGGCACAAcatttacactgtgacagacagCTCGGAATGTGGGTCAGAGACGGAAGAGGATGGAGACCCTTCCAAGCACCCGACACCCCTGGAGAAGTTAACGCTGGAAATGTGCAATGACGAAGATACCATAAAAGAACTGACGGTGGGCAGAAGGGTGGGATTCTATAAAGTCCGTGGTCAGATCGGCTGTGGCAACTTTTCGAAGGTCAAACTGGCCATCCATGCACTCACCAAAGGTAAAAGAAATGTATCATAATCTAACTGGTTTTGAATGAACACTTGATTTATTGAGTCTAGGTCAGATTTAAGAGAGTAACAGGATTAATGTGTAATGACCTCATCCTGATTTTATTCCACATGCATGTCCTGCAGACAAGGTGGCCATTAAGATCATGGATAAGATGAGGCTCGATCTGCAGACTCAGCGGATGCTGTCCCGAGAGATCTCCAACATGGAGAGCTTGTATCATCCAAACTTACTGCAACTCTATGAGGTGTTAGAGACGCCAAGTCGGTTGTACCTGGTTCTGGAGTTTGCTGGAGGAGGAGACCTCCACACCAGAATCAGCACAGGAGGAAAACTTTCTGACCAAGAGAGCAAGATTGTATTCGCCCAAATCCTGTCAGCAGTCAAATACATGGTTAGACCTTCAATATCAACAATATAGcacttcttttttgtttaaatctaAAAAACACACTAATAGTAAGTCATAGTAAGtatagtaaaattgtgaaatgggtcaatgacatgatgctcattattaaattaataaatttaataaattaaatagatctattcattcaaaaacacataTAAATGCAATGCTTGGTTGAATAGACCTCTTCTATTAAGAGCAAATTtctgcattaaattatattttagttttataaagttaaaaacctaaaaaagaaaaaagtaaatttttaaaaacattagtttACCCGTATTTACAAAATCAATTTATGTCTCACTAAAGagcttatttttaattttacaaaaaattgcaaatgaattattactatttatacACGGTTTATACTATTCCTATATGGTATAAAAGCTTTTTGaaaccatacaaaaaaaaaacaaatgacatgTTTTAGAattagatttgtaaaaaaaaaaaaaaatcccatatttATGGTGGATGTCATTGACTCAAATAATTTTAATCTGTTTAACTAGATGACTGTTGAATTgatgacattttcttttatttatctaTGTTCATTTCAGCATGAGAACAACATCATCCATCGAGATCTGAAGGCAGAAAATGTTCTTTATACAACCAATTCCTGCATAAAAGTGGCTGATTTTGGCTTCAGCAAGAGGGTCAACAATCGCAACCAAGCCCTAGACACCTTTTGTGGTTCTCCTCCTTATGCAGCTCCAGAACTCTTCAAAGATGAGTCTTACATCGGGCCACCTGTGGATGTGTGGGCAATGGGCATCCTACTTTTTTTCATGGTGACTGGCACATTGCCTTTCCGCGCTGAGACTGTGGCTAAGTTGCGCCAAAGTGTGCTGGAGGGTGCCTACGTCCTGCCAACCTGGGTATCAGCGCCATGTCAGAGGCTGATCCGGGGCATCTTGAAGCCAGAGCCTTTGGAGCGATGTGCACTGGACCAGATGCTGGGCTGCGAGTGGCTGCTGCCGGTGGAACTCTTCCGACCTATTCCTCCCTTATACCAGCTCAACCCCGTCCATCTAATAGAGGCCAGCCCAGCGGAGTTAGACAGAGACCTGAAAGAGGTAAAAGGTATCCTGGAAAAACTGGGAGTCACTCAGGAACATATTCTCAATAACCAAGGAAAGCGCATCCGCAGTCCTTTTACAGGGGTTTACCGCATACTACTGCACAGAGTTAAAAGAAACAATGGAGCTGAGTCTGTGCCTATAATCAGTGGAGTCGTCAAAGATCCTAAAAGAGACAGTCTCCGTGCCTATAGGAACCTACGGCACTCCTCGAAATTGTGTGTGCTCTCTTAAAGGCTAAGTTCATCCCTTTTATTCAGTCTTTTTATCCATactacaatgaaagtcaatagggTCCAAAACAATACCGGAGCCCATTGACTTTAATTGTATATGTTCAAAATGgaatttcaaaatatcttcttattgtgtttcacagaataGAGAAGGTACATATTTTGGACAGGAAGAGGGTTAATACGTGAAGAAAGTTTTCATATCTGGGCAAATAAACCATGTAATCAGCCTAATACTGTTGGAGTTgtggcattttattattaatagacCAAATCAATGAGAAACTATGTTAATTCTTATTAAATTAAACAGTACTTTTAAAAAAGTTTCCTTTCAGTAACTACTTGCATAAATTTTAACTTAATTGTCAGTGGCTTAACttataatatttatgtttcaGTCAGCcagcttttttaatttttttttgcaaataaaattttataacatTTGTCTGCTTTTACTTCTTCTTTCCATTTTTGTGTACAAATCTTCACTTAGTAGTCCTAGGCCTACGTGTTCAGTTTACAGACTCTTTGTGCTTTCACTGAAGCCCCTCTCTCAGTGCTGAGAGCTGCAGCAATCCATGCAGAAGCCATGGGTGCTTTGTAAACAATACAGCAACTGACAGGGAGCCATACGAATGCCAGCCCAACACTCACCCCGTGACACTGCCTTCACCTCCCATCTGCGCTGCTTGGCAGATGGAGTAGCGTCATGGCTCAGACATCTGCCGAGGTAACAATGAGTTCCTTGTGCTGGGGCCCCCAATTTAACGGGACAGCACACTACTATTGTGCTGTGGCTATACACATGTAGATCACCAGCGGCTGCAGATGGCAGCTGACACTATATGCTGCCCCCAATCCAGAGTTACTTCAGAATGAAAACTTTAGGAAAGGCCATTATTCACTATAGACATCATTTtatgtttagagaataaaaatTAGGCTGAAGGACAGGCGCGTAGCGAGTTCAAGATATATATACACGTTCTAAAACAACACAACTTACTGAACATAAATCCCCcagcctcattttcattctcGAAATACAGCCTAAATATATCCATGACATAGGCTaccagtgtgtgaatgtgttaagAATGTAATGTGTTTTTGACATCTGCTGAAGAGTAAACACATGACAAAATtgttcatttaatacatttattgtttttatgcattattacataatttatacaATGCAAAAGTTGTAATGCAAAGTCAAAcaacatttaattacttttttttacattttatatcaaatatttctaAAGTGAAACCTTTAGAGATTTTTAAGTtcgtttttttccttctttttttgtcatataaatatttctaaagtGAAACCTTTAGAGATTtttgagttagtttttttttctctctctctcttttttcacccattttatgtcatttttatatttctaaagtGAAACCTTTAGAGAATAAGACAATTCTGGAAAGTGGAAAGCACATTGCCGACAATAAAGTACGTTATATTGTGCAGCAATTCCATTTTTAAAAACGTCTGAGATGTTAAAGTCCATTTTTAAAAACGTTGCTTCGACGCACCGCTGCGTCCTCTGCGTGTCCAACGCATGCGATATTTGCTCTGTGGAACAGAGGCAAACCTCGCTTCTCCTTTCTCTCCAAACCTCATCCGCACAAAGAATGAGGGCCATGGTGTCGCTCTCGTGGCATACCTGAGCTCGTTCACATAAAGAATGAGGATCATCTTGGCATGGACGGGACGAGGAACGACGTAGAACCGCGAGGGCCACTCGGACCTGCCTCGCGCTGCCTGGATGGTTCAGCCTCCTCAGGAGCATCCAGGGATGTGGAAACATCAGCATCCTTGCTTCGAAGGATGAGTCGAGTATTCCTCAAGGTTTACAGCATCTCAACAGAGTAAAGCTCCAGATCAACGCTCGGGCAGAGTGATCTCAGGAACCCACTCGTTATAGCTGCGACTTTCTTCACAGAACAGATGTAGCTTCTCCAGAGCTGGATCCTCCCATGAGTCCTCAGCTGGGTTCTGCGATGAAGAAAATGCAAGTTTAGCATGGCACCCTAAACGTTGCAAACGCATAGTTTCTGATTTTGCTAATGAGTGTAAACATTATTCTTTTGCGCATACATACCGTGATAAGCACGCAGTGAGCATCCTCAAATTGTTCAGCACTGTCACCAACAATCTCAGAAAGACGCTGCATGTCATTCACTCTAACGATGCTGATGTCGTTGTCGAAACAGAAGGCTTGGATGAGAGTGAAGTGGATTTGGAGAGCGATGTCGCACTCAAACTCCTCATCCATCGCCAGGACGCAGAAAGACACGCAGTCTGGGTCACTGAAATACAAGAAAAAGGCAAATTATAAGCACAACTTGTACTACTAAACCAATCGAAACGCGTAATTAAAGATGCTGCATGAAGGAAAAAACAATAGACAGCATACTCACACATTCATAACTTTGGCAGACTCGTAAACGCCAATAGTAAGGCAGTCGTTTGCTTTGGCAGAACCCAAAACTTCTTCCAGTGCTTTTCCAGTGCATTGAGCCCTCTCGCTGGGCTTCTGGATGAGAACTTCTTCAAGAGTCATGATGATGCTGTAATTCCACAAGGAGTCGCTAGCAGAACCGAAGATGGCTGTAATTCGAGGGGATTGGTGCTCTTTCGGCGTGGGCTCGCTGGTTTTATACTCTCCGGCTCGTGGTGGCTATGAAAGAAGCGTTCTCTGATTGGTTCGTCTGAATGGTGTATTGGTATGCTAATGTTATTGTCACACTCCGGCTCGTGGCAGATTGATGAGGGCTGTAAAGTCTTTTTTAAGACTTGCTGCAGACTTcaactaattactttttatcaTTTATGTTTAATCTTATAATTTGTTTGAGcagtatgttattttttatactttagtcgatttttatttaatttaatgtaattttttttttttttttttttttttttttacattatttacaaaagcataattattttttgctgtgttttatttttttttggtactgtgtgtgtgttttaactccAGACAGAGGttataattacagtttaaaagtaaTAGGCATATCTCTCCTGAGTCTATTTAACACATTTGAAAAGGGTAACTTTGTTAATATACTtggaatacatttatttagcaatgtATTTAGTAAAgcgaaatataaatattacataggctatatatattaaatataaaatgttttcgtCTGCAATTCAGTGTTTTTAGTAGAGAATTTAATGTTAAAAGTGAGCAAATGTGGATAGGGGGTCGCATCCCCCGCCCTCAGCGCAAAAGACAGGTGGAGTGTGGCCATCTGTGGACACTGAAACGGTCCTATTGTGAATACAGAAACTTCTATTATTAAACGcttttacaaatgcaaataagatgCGCGTGCCATGACGCTCCGCTGCCAAATCTGGCCTGCAGCAGCCACGGACCCCGTGATAGGATGCAACTTTCCAAATGAATAGGCCACCCTGAAAATTCAGCAATGTTTATATTCGCATATTCTCCGCGTGCAGAAACATTTGAATCTTTAACGTATTTTAACGTAGTTTAGACTTGCTTTAAATGCCTTGATAGATTTGGTCATTTTATTGACAGGTGGTTTTAAATCTATACAAAGATAATGTGGGGGGAAAATGCTGTTATAATATAGAAAAACATCAGAATCGCAGATGAATACAAGCTATGGAAGAAAAGAAAGGAGTTTCTGGGTTATATGAGAGGCTCTGGATAACAGGTTGACTCTGACTGATGCAGGTCTATTGTTTTCCTGCAGAGCAGGAGCAGATGGAGAGGCCTCACTTTAGGATGCCCCCATTGGCCCCTCGCAGCCAAGCAGCGCATATGACTATTGTGTGCAGGTTTTTTTGTGTCTAGAATGGTGCATAGATTCAGTTAAACTTTTGGTTAAAGTGAAGCTGCAGCTATAGGAAAAAACTACAGAATGTAAAAATGATTATGCATGAAAAATATTATGCATGTTGAGTTTCATATATGCAAAAGATAAAAAATGATAGCCTAAAAAAATGCACTTACAAAATACAGTACGTCCTATAAAGCTTAAATGTGTGCTTTATTTACACAGTATAgagcacaaaaaaagaagaaagaactgGTTTCAAATAGCAAAGAC is a genomic window containing:
- the LOC113038824 gene encoding coiled-coil domain-containing protein 152-like isoform X1, yielding MKKLTAVDLTKLVKDFIQLEHKITEMKGENNTLEIQLDETSRLLKFSQNKEKQLIEERDGLLETVKGLQQTLHQQCDLRVENESLKNAALQMKKENEAQLKESNTRLQRMAAEMKALQDQHKRELEDCDKETQRKLDAKDTELRVAHERYECALEEMRRQMREKEKENQSQIIKLQMEFGAKLARAQSMSIKSQPQTQASAPHPQNIFKRKLQFIQEEKNKEIEVLRQRVRELEQQSLHGLMDSRLKRRKI
- the LOC113038824 gene encoding coiled-coil domain-containing protein 152-like isoform X2 — its product is MKGENNTLEIQLDETSRLLKFSQNKEKQLIEERDGLLETVKGLQQTLHQQCDLRVENESLKNAALQMKKENEAQLKESNTRLQRMAAEMKALQDQHKRELEDCDKETQRKLDAKDTELRVAHERYECALEEMRRQMREKEKENQSQIIKLQMEFGAKLARAQSMSIKSQPQTQASAPHPQNIFKRKLQFIQEEKNKEIEVLRQRVRELEQQSLHGLMDSRLKRRKI
- the LOC113038825 gene encoding serine/threonine-protein kinase NIM1-like encodes the protein MPAKASQVLPQVHRHNIYTVTDSSECGSETEEDGDPSKHPTPLEKLTLEMCNDEDTIKELTVGRRVGFYKVRGQIGCGNFSKVKLAIHALTKDKVAIKIMDKMRLDLQTQRMLSREISNMESLYHPNLLQLYEVLETPSRLYLVLEFAGGGDLHTRISTGGKLSDQESKIVFAQILSAVKYMHENNIIHRDLKAENVLYTTNSCIKVADFGFSKRVNNRNQALDTFCGSPPYAAPELFKDESYIGPPVDVWAMGILLFFMVTGTLPFRAETVAKLRQSVLEGAYVLPTWVSAPCQRLIRGILKPEPLERCALDQMLGCEWLLPVELFRPIPPLYQLNPVHLIEASPAELDRDLKEVKGILEKLGVTQEHILNNQGKRIRSPFTGVYRILLHRVKRNNGAESVPIISGVVKDPKRDSLRAYRNLRHSSKLCVLS
- the LOC113038826 gene encoding growth arrest and DNA damage-inducible protein GADD45 gamma-like, whose product is MTLEEVLIQKPSERAQCTGKALEEVLGSAKANDCLTIGVYESAKVMNVDPDCVSFCVLAMDEEFECDIALQIHFTLIQAFCFDNDISIVRVNDMQRLSEIVGDSAEQFEDAHCVLITNPAEDSWEDPALEKLHLFCEESRSYNEWVPEITLPER